AgtatataaaaacataaaaagtaaattagaaaaatcatctttgttgttgctgttgtcgttgttattgttgttgttcctgttgctgttgctgcttTTGTTGTGTACTTTTTTCTATTCGTCTACAAACTTCTTCGTAATGCTGCTTACATTTTATTGTCCCACAGCATGGTTTTGCAAGGAATATGAGCTGGTCAGTTGTTGATTCTGAAAGTACAGAAGGGAAACCTGTTCTGACTTTGGAACTGAAGGATACCCCTTACAGCCGTGCAATGTGGGACTTTAGCTTCCGTGCTTTGTACAAGGTTAGTTGCACCGCTTTCACGAGCCTTGGGGGAAAAATGACAACAAATAAACAACAAACTGAGATTGTGTTGTGGCCTTGTTGGTTGTATGAGCTTTTAACAAACTTAATTTTTGCGTTTAACTTTACTTCTTTCAGGTCATTCTGGATTCCACTAGCCTTTCTACAGAACTAATTGTCACTAACACAGACAAAAAAGCCTTTTCTTTTAGCACTGCTTTGCATACGTACTTTCGGGTGAGTACTCTGCTTACAATAACATACTGAAATGATGTCTtgataaaaataagaaaatcaaattaCTTTGCAGTTCATCTATTGAGATACTGATCATAAATCACTAGTGTTATTATCAATGGCTATGTTCTCAATCATATGCCCTATGGGCTTCTTTAAAAGTTACAAATAGTCGAAATTATTTGAATTAAGAATCTCTTTTGGTTATGTACGTGCATATTGTTTAGATTTACGAAACTCCATCTGAACTGTTTTGGTCACTTTTGCAGGCTGCGATTGCCGATGTGGCTGTTACAGGTCTGAAAGGTTGCAAAACACTTAACAAAGAAGTAGATCCTCAAAATCCTGAAGAGGGTATAGAGGAGAGGTAAAGATTATGATTTATAATCCATATTTTAATCATGTGAGTGCGTGTTACATCCAATGCCAGCTTAGTAGGAGAATCCTAACACTGAGTTAAGTGGATGCGAAATAACAGACAGCTTATTACGGTTCTGATATGGTACATTGTATCAGGTTACAGTTTAAAATTGATTCATGGTATCTCTAATTGTACACCAAGTCACCATTCATTATTCTCGTTAACTTCAACTTTTGCTCATGATTTCTACTAAGAAATTCAGCCtgtttataatttttttgttagaAGAGGCAAGGAATGCAGTAATTGGTCTGATGTAGTTGTCAGTGGTTGTTCAGAAAACTATGGAGTAACTATATCCCAGTCCCACACCTCTTTGTTCATTTATCATCTTATTTTCAATGCTAAATAGATCTTTATGTATGATTTTAGAGAAATAATTTACTTAGAAAGTGTCTGTGAAGAGCTGTAGAGTGTAATTGTGTACTTAGTAAAATAGTCTATTGACTCTTATTTTACATTGCAGGGAAGTAGTCACATTTCCTGGATTTGTGGACTGTGTATATCTCGATGCATCAAATGAGTTACTCCTCGAAAATGGCTTGGGTGACAAGATATTAGTCAAGAGTACCAAGTACAGTCTTATTTCTTAAAAAAGTTGTTTAGACTCAACTTTCTGGGTTTGGCATTCCTCACTCGTAGTTTATCTTATGCAGTTGGTCAGATGCGGTGTTGTGGAACCCACATCTGCAGATGGAGGCTTCTTACAAAGATTTCGTTTGTGTTGAAAATGCCCAGGTAATTTCTTGGTTATTTTTACTTCAGGATGACATATCCGAGCTACCAAGTATATGGTTTTCTCTTCAGGAtagctaattttttttttttggtaattaagtaaatttatttccaaaattgatcaatcatgaatacatcAAGAAGGAGAAAAACTTCTCTGCAAACACTCACCTAAGACTAGTCGTAcagcaaaaataaaataaaaaatacaagtGATTACAAGGTATCAAACCACTCTCTATCAGTCACAAACACTTTATCAGTTTATTGTCCAAAATACAAGTAATTCTGCCCTACTGCAGACTTGATCTGTGAAGTAATCACATCCACTGCAGATACATGATTACATGGAACTTCCAAACAACTTAATTTCGAACATGCCACAACATGTACATAGTTGCTGCTACAGATCCATCTTAGTAAAAGATAGAAGTTGTTTTGTCACAGCACAAATTCCCTACTAACTCTTAATGTTTTTGATGCACATCTTACTGTATTCACATTCAAAAAACAAGTGTATATGATTTTCCTTTCCTCTCTCAAATATATCACACTTTTCTGTCTCAATAATATGAAGTCGGAAAAGTTTTTGTCTTTTTTATAACCTTTCAAGCAGATCGAGCCAGAAAATAAACTTATGCTTAGGCACAGAAAGCCTATTCCACATCATTTTAGCCCATTGTTTCTTCTAACCAGGCCCTAGCAAGTTAGTATAAACACTAGCTATTTTGTATGATGGTGTAGATAACCAATtatcatcttgtaaagctacaATGATGTCGTCTTTAGTTCTGCAAAACACCCCATGCTTGTTCCCCCGATGCAGCCTTATTCCAAACTAGGACGTTCCTTATGCCAAGCCCACCACCCAACTCTTAGGTTGACACAAATTTCCCTAGGCTACATATCCCGGCTTGTTGCAATCATAATGACCACTCAAAAGAAAAGATCTACCTATTGCATTCAATCTTCTCAAAATGGCTTTAGGCAATATGAAGATTTGCGCAAAGTAATTGTTTATACTCATTAAAACAGGATTCACCAATTGTAAACGGCCAGTATGAAATTGACTATAATCTGAACATAATCAAATAATATTTGACTCCCTGTTTAACAATTAGTCCAATAATAGACTAACAATGAATATTTATTGTATAGAATACACTCATTGTACATAAACACAGTTTTGCGGTAATTAATACACCAATTAATCTAATCAACTCATAAGACAATCCTTTCCTTTTTTTACTTTTAAAACCTTAATCCAATGTATTTAAGTATCGTTCCTTGGGGTTTATAACGTCTCAATTTCGGTGGTGGGCATCTTATTTTACATATTCCAGCGGTATCTTCTTGTCTCCTAGTCCATTTTCTCACGAGCCGCAGAAAAAGATAGGTGCCTTGAAATTCACACTCTAATTCTTGCTATCATCTTATCAATCATTTGCTCACCATCACCAGCATTAAGTTTCCTAGCACTAACAGGAACTCCGAGGTATATAAAGGGAAGCGAACCAACCTGAAAACCAGAAATTGCAGCAATATTCTCCATTTCTTGATCCTCCATGCCACGTGTATAAAATGCAGATTTCCCTTTGTTAGCCTTTAATCCGGTTGTGGCTTGAAACAATTGAAGACCCTGAATTATCATGCTCACAATAGTTGTCTCACCTTTGCAAAAGATGATCAAGTCATCAGCCAAACAAAGGTGGTTTAGTTTTGAGGCTTTACACCTGGAGTGAAAGTTAAAATCATGTTGCTTGCCTATCAATGCCATGATTCTGGTAAGGTAAGATATTCCATACAGAGgacaaaaaaaaaggagacaTTGGGTCTCCTTGCCTTAATCCTCTCTTGGAATTAAAGAATTCAGAAGGCGCACCATTGAGCAACAAGGTGAAGTTTGGAGTTTGTACACATGTCACAATGAACTTAGTAAAAAGGATTGGAAAACCCAATCCTCGAAGTATTTCTCTAAGAAAACCCCATTCGACAGTATCATGTGCTTTCTGGATGTTTTAGTTTGCCTGTTCGTCGACCCTTGATTCAAAATGGTTAACCTCAGACATTCTTACAGGAGCTCCAACTCTCTCATTCATGTTCAATAATGCATTTTACTCACCCATAACTACCCATCGATCATAAGAGTTATCAGCTGTTCCTTTGAGATTATGCCACAAATCAACCCTATCCTTCTTATCATTTATGCCATACAAAAAGTTACACAAAAAAGAGGCGCCTTCCATAGGATGAATCATACAATGAATGAATGGAGCAGCACAATGCAGAATAGTCACATTGAAAACAGAAGGTTGACATGCTAAAACAAAATTCTTCCTTTATTAATCACACTACTAATTGATGTAGAACACCAACAAGGGCACAATCCTAGGTACAAATCTCCACTTTTGAAGATTTGACCCTTATTTCCAGAAGGCTGAATAATTTGATATTGTGAGCATGGATTAGTTTCCTCGCCTCaacttgcttatcacttttatTCAAGCCCTCTGAAGTTCCAAACCAAAATATTATCCATTCTGGTCAAGGTAGCTATTTTCTTTCATAATGAAGTCTGAAATTGTTTGTTACGCCAAATCCCTTGTGAAATGATTTATCTTTCTGCTTACAAGGTCATCTTAGAAAGTATTTTAGCCATTATTGATACTAAGTGTTTATTCATATATCATTCTGTAATGCAGATTAAAGAAATAGAGCTACAGCCTGAGCAATCTTGGACAGCAACACAGCATCTTAGTATTGCGTAAGATGATTAATCATTAATGTGGCTTCATGTTTGAGGAATAGCCGTTTCAGTGCGTGAGCTTTGGATGGGAGGATCTCCCTTACTACCTCGTCAACATCTTAGAGATACTCTTCCTAGAGTTGGCAACATTTCAtttgtttaataaaaataaagttgTATAATGTTCAAATTTTATTTCACATGTATTTTGATTGTATCGGCGGTTTTGGTCTACACCAAAACtgcagattttttttataactaaTGTTGTACAATGCATAGCTTTCAATAATGGATCTTCACCAACAGAAGTACAAAAGAAGAAGTTGTcaccatgtttctgtttgttTAATCAGTCTATACATAATAATACATATATGCTGTAGCATTTCCATGATTATCTTCTGTGAGATTTGACTGTTTATTCACCTTCAAGCTCATACGCCAGATCAGATATATGGATATGGTTGTACATGACATAAAAATGCTTCAATTTACGCAAAAAAGTTAGGCGAAAGTTCTGGAGAACAGACGAGTTCAACATAAGTTCGCCAATAGGAAAGAGATGAGGACACTTGGGCCTTGCTCGTCGAGAATGCCCCCCATGGAGCCTAAGGAATATAAGTGGCGGGATGGATTGCAACTCGGTTGATCAACCGGGATTGGTATTCGAGAATCAACAAATTCGACTCTGCGTTGTCCACGGCTCACTAACTCTGCATGGAGTGAGGGTACCGTGGTCAACGAGAATGTATAATCGGGGACCCCATGAACGAGAGAAGTGcatgattttgaccggattgTAACACCTTTGTGTATGGCTATGTATATGGTGTAAGCCATTGAAATGTTTTCACATCTAATGAGCTTCTTCACCCCTAAAGCAAGCCAAAAGAATTGACAAATAGGTTGGTTGACATAAAAAAATCATGGGAAATGTAACTTCATAGGAAAGTGGAAGATTGTAGtgttacgttgtttggtttgcaaAAACATGGAAAGCACAAAATGGAGCAAGTTGCTTACCTAGGTCTCAAAGGTAAGTGAACCTTCTCATGAGAAAGATTACTTCCCGCGTTCAAGCAAACAACATTTCCTATTTCTTATGAAATGTCAATACATGAAAAAATCTTCTTCCTAAATAATTTTACTTCCTAGGTCAACCAAACGATACTATAAGTCATAAAACAACCAAATTAATGACCTCGTAAAAGCTCAAAACCCCCTAAGCCTTATCACTTGCGAAAGGACGAGTTAGATTGGTTTTATCAAAGGGTTAACCggattttcttttcttaattaaaattaaaaaatgaaaatgaaaaggaAAGGAGTGTAAAATAGTTTTGTCATATTAAAAAAGTAGTATAAATATCATTAAAAAACAAGCAATAAAACCATAAAAACACAAGAAGTCAATATAGTTGAAATTCCCTCCAAAAATCATCACCAAACCAAAACCAAATACCAAAACATCCACTGATCCACCTCATTCATGGGCCCCACACACAAACACTGAAACACCTTCTTCTTTCCTCCCCTTTTCCCTTTAATTATTCTTTCCATTCCTTCAAAAATCCCACAAATATTTCAAACCCCCTTCCTCTCTACatcactcactttctctctcctcttttcatCATAAAATGCCCCAAGTCGACCTTGCTTCAGTCTGCGCCGGCGCCACCCACGACCGGAAAGTCGCCTGTGAAACCCTCGCCGTCGGAGGCGTTGGTGAAGACACCCTGACCGCGGCGGACGAGGAAGAAAACCCACCGATCCCACCACCCGATTACGCGCCGGAATCATTCTGGCTCTCCAAAGACGCCGAGCTTGACTGGTTTGACCGGAACGCCTTTCTTGATCGGAAAGATTCCGGCAAAGGTGTGAATTCAACTACTAGCTCGAACCCGGTTCATATTACCGCCGGGTCACAGCGTTATTCGGGTAATTTGTCAAAAGCGTCGCTAATTGCGCTCCCCAAACCTCAGAAGCAGAATTACGCGGAAGTCAAGAATCGGAGGCATCATTGCCGGCCTACAAGTGTACGGCTATTTCCAAAACGGGCTGACCCGGTTGGTAAACCGGTTATAGCGTTGACCGAACCCGGTTCACCTAAGGTTTCATGTATGGGGCGGGTACGGTCTAGGAAAGATAGGAGTCGTAGAGGGAAGAACCGGAAGAAGGTAAACGAACCGGGTTTGGGTCGGAATAAGAGTATAAAGGAAAGGAATAATAAAACCGGGTTTTGGAAAAACTTCCGGTCAATTTTCCGGCATAAAggaaataataacaataaattGGGGTGTATTGATATTGATGCTGATCAACAACAAGAGGGGAATTTTGTGAGAAgaagttcaagttcaaagaaAAAACGTGGGTTTAACCCGAATGATAGTGTCGGGTCGGGTGAACCGTCCGGGTTATGTGAACCACCCGGTTTAGGAGCAATGAAAAGGTTTGCTTCTGGCCGGAAATCGGATTCTTGGGCCGGTGATGTCGAAATAGACGGTACGAAATCTGAGCCGTTGGGTCGTGGCGGAGGCGGTGGCGGCGGTCCTATTTGGAGGCGGAGAGAGGTGGGCCCGCCAATAGACGTAGATATTGATCGTGATTGGCGGGAAGTGGGCCCGATGTCCGTATGATGTGGGAGAAGGTAAATGTGGGTCCCACTTTTGATACAAAATTTTTGTAAGTGACGTCAGGATTGTTATAAACACGTCAAAATTCACAAGCTTGAAAATTTCTgttatgtttttttctttttctgtggggttatttttttttgacaaattgGTATTTTTATGTTAATACTTTAGGTCTTTAGATTTTTCATATTGTTAGGGATAAATTGAATGAGATTTGTAATATACGGAATCAAGGAGTAGTTTtgtaaatacaaagtacaaattgtAATTTTTTCTTCTATAGAGATTTCATGAGCTATTCATATTTTAAATGGTTATGATCATTAAATACCATGAGAATTCAAAGAGGGGTAAAATCGTAAATAGAGTTTTGCGCGTTTAGGTTTGGAATTCATGTAAATTTTATCAATTCTTAGTGCTTGTTTGGTTAACTTAGGATTTAAATTCGCACAAGAAGTTTATTTACATGGAAAGTTGGGCTCCGTTCTTAGTGCTTGTTTGGTTAACTTAGGACTTATCAATTCTTAGTGCTTGTTTGGTTAACTTAGGACTTAtcttgactgaacttatattatatgaacttatccgaacttattttgtctgaaataagttaaaataagtcgaatagaacaaaGCCTTAATTACCTGCACTAAGAAGCTTCTTATGTACGTGGGGAGAGTGGGTAAGCCACTTCTAATGTCGTATTCCAAATTCCTGGAAAATCTCACTTCCCTCATTTCCTCTATTTCATGCCAACCAAACCAACATGTAACAAACGTTCAATTAGTACATGTTTGGTATAAATTGATTCCATTTCCAAACCCTTAAAAAGCAATATACCAAACAAGCTCCTAGTATGTTAGTTGTTAATCATTTCTAGAAAATTATCAGCTCTTAGTGCATTTTTGCTGTTGGTGTTGTCTTCCTAGTCATTGTTGATCAGGTTTGACTTTTAGCTCTTTGTTTTGAGTTTGGTTTTTGATGAAGCAGCTGTTTCAATTAGCTTTTCAACATGGAAAATAACAAATGGTGCTTTTGTGGTTGGCTGGCTGGTCAAATATGGCCATAGTTGACTTTTATTAGGAGTTCCTAGAGCATGAGAAACGGTCAAGCTACAACTCTTGTAGTTTTACTTGCCACATCAGATTTTCAAGCTACTACTTTTCTAAGCTACAACTTCTCCAATGAAAAACTACAACCTCCTGTAGCTAGGTCATGATCAAACATGTGAATCATTTCAATGTTTTGTTCCGATAAAGAGAGTAGTTGGTCCCACTTGAATATTATCAAGCTCGTAACTCCATAAAGCTACAAGATTTTGCAAAGCTACAACCTTTCTTTTTCCACAATGGTTGAGCTTGTAGCTCCAACTATTTAGTATTTGCAAGCAAGGACTTCACTCCCACCACGAGGCTTTCTAATTCTATAATAGGTAATAGTTATACCGTTGAAATGGTATACTAATGACAAAATAGTAACTTCAGGTGGTAAATTAAGGGCTAAATGTAATAAATTGAGTCTGACCcacgaaaaataatatttatttttgacttgtgagtaccaaactatgttgtttggaaccaaataaaaatgaaacCACGTTACCTAACTATGTTGTTTGGTACCACATGAGAAAATACAACTACTCCTCTTGTACCAAACTATGTGGTTTGGTACTAAATGAAAATGCAGAATATTAGTATACCATTTCAATAGTATACCGAGTATAGAACAAGGGTACAAGACTTCCTCCTCCCACCACTGTTGTTGCTTAGCTTCTGCTTGGATTTGGTTATTAGCAGTCAGGTGTTGATGTTGAAGACTAGTGTTGCAGATATTTGGTTTCTTGTCATTTTAGGCTAAAGTGGTCTTTAGCAGTCAATGTGGGACTTTAGCTTTCCATGCTATACGTACTTTTGAGTGAGTATCCTGCTTACATATTTGATATTGGGCACTGAAATGATGTCTTGTTAAAAAGAATTATTGAAATCGAATTTCCTTGCATTTCCCTCTATTGAAGCTGTAAGATTTTGTGGACAGAATGCTGTATGAAAAACGATACTGATCATAAATAAAGCAGACAGTTTATGATGGAGCTGAATCACTGATAGGGTACATTTGTATCAGGTtgcagttttaaattgattcatGGTATCTGTAATTGTACGTCTCTCAGACTCTCACCATTCATAATTCTCATTAACTTCAACTTTTGCTCATAATTTCTACTAAGAAAAGTAGCCTGTTTTAGAGCTGATCATCATGGGCCCGGCAAATTTACGGGTTTTGGGCAGAAGATTTCAGCCCGCTTTTCGGGCCCGGCCCgaactttctaaaaaaaattgcgGGCTTTGGACAAcgtaaaacaacaattttagtcataaatttggcccggcccgaaaatgACCAGAAAGCCCGCTAATTTggcccgaaatagcgggttttgggcacaAAAATTAACCCGAAGCTTGGCCCGGCCCGACACAATGGGCAGTTTTTTCTTCGCTCGGCCCGGcccgccatttgatcaggtctaaccTGATGTAGCTGTCAGTGGTTGTTTAGAAAACTACGCAGTAACTGTAGCCCAGTCCCACACCTCTTTGTTCATTTATCATCTTATTTCCAATGCTAAATAGATCTTTATGTATGATTGTAAAGAAATAATTTACTTAGAAAGTGTTAGTGAAGAGCTGTAAATTGTGGTTGGGGTCttagtaaaaaaataaattctatTGACTGTTACTTGACCATTGCAAGGGAAGTAGTCACATTTCCTGGATTTGTGGAATGTATATAACTCGATGCATCAAATGAGTAACTCGAAAATGACTGAGCATTCTTGGACAGCAACACAGGCAGCAGCTTAGTATTGCGTATGATGATCAAAATAATGCTGTATAATCAAAATAATGCTGTATAATCAGAATTATGTTGTATAATCAAAGTAATGCTGTATAATCAGAATTATGCTGTATAATCAAAATAATGCTGTATAATCAGAATTATGCTGTATAATCCTTAGAGAAACTCTTCCTAATGTTCAAAATTATGCTGTATAATCAAGATATTGTTCAGAATTATTTCACAAG
This genomic stretch from Spinacia oleracea cultivar Varoflay chromosome 3, BTI_SOV_V1, whole genome shotgun sequence harbors:
- the LOC110776854 gene encoding uncharacterized protein; translation: MPQVDLASVCAGATHDRKVACETLAVGGVGEDTLTAADEEENPPIPPPDYAPESFWLSKDAELDWFDRNAFLDRKDSGKGVNSTTSSNPVHITAGSQRYSGNLSKASLIALPKPQKQNYAEVKNRRHHCRPTSVRLFPKRADPVGKPVIALTEPGSPKVSCMGRVRSRKDRSRRGKNRKKVNEPGLGRNKSIKERNNKTGFWKNFRSIFRHKGNNNNKLGCIDIDADQQQEGNFVRRSSSSKKKRGFNPNDSVGSGEPSGLCEPPGLGAMKRFASGRKSDSWAGDVEIDGTKSEPLGRGGGGGGGPIWRRREVGPPIDVDIDRDWREVGPMSV
- the LOC110776853 gene encoding putative glucose-6-phosphate 1-epimerase; the encoded protein is MSAISMAGSLPSLTSLKLHSPNNNRGSTVSMRASASTDGTATTSQGVKLTQGNGDLPKVVLTSPHGSEAEVYLFGGCVTSWRIPNGKDLLFVRPDAVFNGQKPISGGIPHCFPQFGPGKIQQHGFARNMSWSVVDSESTEGKPVLTLELKDTPYSRAMWDFSFRALYKVILDSTSLSTELIVTNTDKKAFSFSTALHTYFRAAIADVAVTGLKGCKTLNKEVDPQNPEEGIEEREVVTFPGFVDCVYLDASNELLLENGLGDKILVKSTNWSDAVLWNPHLQMEASYKDFVCVENAQIKEIELQPEQSWTATQHLSIA